Proteins encoded in a region of the Streptomyces violaceoruber genome:
- a CDS encoding cob(I)yrinic acid a,c-diamide adenosyltransferase: MVNLTRIYTRTGDKGTTALGDMSRVPKTDLRISAYADANEANAVIGTAIALGGLSEDVVKVLVRVQNDLFDVGADLSTPVVENPEYPPLRVEQFYVDKLEADCDRYLAEVEKLRSFILPGGTAGAALLHQACTVVRRAERSTWAALEAHGETMNPLTATYLNRLSDLLFILARVANKEVGDVLWVPGGER; the protein is encoded by the coding sequence ATGGTCAACCTGACGCGCATCTACACCCGGACCGGCGACAAGGGCACCACCGCCCTCGGCGACATGAGCCGGGTCCCCAAGACCGACCTGAGGATCTCCGCGTACGCCGACGCCAACGAGGCGAACGCGGTGATCGGTACCGCCATCGCCCTCGGCGGCCTGTCCGAGGACGTCGTCAAGGTCCTCGTCCGCGTCCAGAACGACCTGTTCGACGTGGGCGCGGACCTGTCGACACCGGTGGTGGAGAACCCGGAGTACCCGCCCCTGCGGGTCGAGCAGTTCTACGTCGACAAGCTGGAGGCGGACTGCGACCGGTACCTCGCGGAGGTGGAGAAGCTCCGCTCCTTCATCCTCCCCGGCGGCACCGCCGGGGCGGCCCTGCTGCACCAGGCGTGCACGGTGGTCCGCCGGGCCGAGCGCTCCACCTGGGCGGCGCTGGAGGCCCACGGCGAGACGATGAACCCGCTGACGGCGACCTACCTCAACCGCCTCTCCGACCTGCTCTTCATCCTGGCCCGGGTGGCCAACAAGGAGGTCGGCGACGTGCTGTGGGTGCCGGGCGGGGAGCGCTAG
- a CDS encoding DUF5708 family protein, protein MTRASKHLLEGAVTLLAGLALWLFTGDVEVPVVTLTKVGVVLMCVGGAQTAWGLYGAARRHV, encoded by the coding sequence GTGACCCGGGCGTCGAAGCACCTGCTGGAGGGCGCCGTCACCCTGCTCGCCGGGCTGGCCCTGTGGCTGTTCACCGGTGACGTGGAGGTCCCGGTGGTCACCCTGACGAAGGTGGGCGTCGTACTGATGTGCGTCGGCGGCGCGCAGACCGCCTGGGGCCTGTACGGTGCGGCGCGCCGGCACGTCTGA
- a CDS encoding sensor histidine kinase: MAVRLPRPRRFDVYAASAGLLGGLLLWGIGLGVRPADEPVVLFDGRWPLLAPLAVMAGCELLRRAAPRTGLLIGTVALVADTLTQGSLVTVIMYTDLIYAAVLYGPPASARRIPWITGLLTVASTLVPFAVWRVPETLLVGVAVGVVSFAPASTGLIVRNHREAADAALLRAEQTALLAEMDRAQAVTAERSRMARELHDMVANHLSAIAIHSTAALSLDDAATTRRALGVIRENSVAGLAEMRRLIGILRDQGGDTGPAAAPTLDGLGALVEGARANGLDVTLDTAPGENLPVPVELAAYRIVQESLTNALKHASEGTVLVRLDRHEGALRVEVTSPYGDRDTPRAPGSGAGLVGMRERAALLHGTFEAGAVADPGPAGGKIWAVRATLPLTEGDLA; this comes from the coding sequence ATGGCCGTACGACTCCCCCGCCCGCGCCGCTTCGACGTGTACGCCGCGTCGGCCGGGCTGCTGGGCGGGCTGCTGCTGTGGGGCATCGGCCTCGGCGTGCGGCCGGCCGACGAGCCGGTCGTGCTGTTCGACGGCCGCTGGCCGCTGCTGGCCCCGCTGGCCGTCATGGCGGGCTGCGAGCTGCTGCGCCGGGCCGCGCCGCGCACCGGTCTGCTGATCGGCACCGTCGCGCTGGTCGCGGACACGCTCACCCAGGGCAGCCTGGTCACGGTGATCATGTACACCGACCTGATATACGCGGCGGTGCTGTACGGTCCGCCCGCCTCGGCCCGCCGCATTCCGTGGATCACCGGGCTGCTCACCGTCGCCTCGACGCTGGTGCCGTTCGCCGTGTGGCGGGTGCCCGAGACACTGCTCGTCGGTGTCGCCGTCGGCGTCGTGTCCTTCGCGCCCGCCTCCACGGGGCTCATCGTCCGCAACCACCGCGAGGCCGCCGACGCCGCCCTGCTGCGGGCCGAGCAGACCGCGCTGCTCGCCGAGATGGACCGGGCCCAGGCGGTGACCGCGGAGCGCTCCCGGATGGCCCGCGAGCTGCACGACATGGTCGCCAACCACCTGTCCGCGATCGCCATCCACTCCACGGCCGCGCTCTCCCTGGACGACGCGGCGACCACCCGGCGGGCGCTCGGTGTGATCCGCGAGAACAGCGTGGCGGGACTGGCCGAGATGCGACGCCTCATCGGCATCCTGCGGGACCAGGGCGGGGACACCGGGCCGGCCGCCGCCCCCACCCTCGACGGGCTCGGCGCGCTGGTCGAGGGCGCCCGCGCCAACGGCCTCGACGTCACCCTGGACACGGCACCCGGCGAGAACCTGCCCGTGCCGGTCGAGCTGGCCGCGTACCGGATCGTGCAGGAGTCGCTCACCAACGCCCTCAAGCACGCCTCCGAGGGCACCGTCCTGGTCCGGCTGGACCGGCACGAGGGCGCCCTGCGGGTCGAGGTGACCAGCCCGTACGGCGACCGGGACACCCCGCGCGCGCCCGGTTCCGGCGCCGGTCTGGTCGGCATGCGGGAGCGGGCCGCCCTGCTGCACGGCACGTTCGAGGCCGGGGCGGTGGCGGACCCCGGCCCGGCGGGCGGCAAGATCTGGGCCGTGCGCGCCACGCTGCCCCTGACCGAAGGAGACCTCGCATGA
- a CDS encoding response regulator, which translates to MIRVLVAEDQSAVRAGLVLILGSAPDIEVVGEAADGEQAVALARELRPDLVLMDVQMPRMDGVSATRIVVGEQLADVLVLTTFDLDEYVFGALRAGAAGFLLKNTDARDLLAAVRTVAGGEGIVAPAVTRRLIAEFAAKPVREPTADPAVLRELTRREREVLSCLGEGLSNAAVAERLDMAEATVKTHVSRLLGKLGLRSRVQAAVLAQELGI; encoded by the coding sequence ATGATCCGCGTCCTCGTCGCCGAGGACCAGTCCGCCGTCCGCGCGGGGCTGGTGCTGATCCTGGGCAGCGCCCCGGACATCGAGGTGGTCGGGGAGGCCGCGGACGGCGAGCAGGCGGTGGCGCTGGCCCGGGAGCTGCGTCCCGACCTGGTGCTGATGGACGTGCAGATGCCGCGCATGGACGGCGTCTCGGCGACCCGGATCGTGGTCGGGGAGCAGCTCGCCGACGTCCTGGTGCTGACCACCTTCGATCTGGACGAGTACGTCTTCGGGGCGCTGCGGGCGGGGGCCGCCGGGTTCCTGCTGAAGAACACCGACGCCAGGGACCTGCTCGCGGCCGTGCGCACGGTGGCTGGCGGCGAGGGCATCGTGGCCCCGGCCGTCACCCGGCGGCTGATCGCCGAGTTCGCCGCGAAGCCGGTGCGCGAGCCGACCGCGGACCCGGCGGTGCTGCGGGAGCTGACCCGGCGTGAGCGCGAGGTGCTGTCCTGTCTCGGCGAGGGGCTGTCCAACGCGGCGGTCGCCGAACGTCTTGACATGGCGGAGGCCACGGTGAAGACGCACGTCAGCCGGCTGCTGGGCAAGCTGGGGCTGCGCAGCCGGGTGCAAGCGGCGGTGCTGGCGCAGGAGTTGGGGATCTAG
- a CDS encoding glycoside hydrolase family 18 chitinase: MRFRHKAAALAATLALPLAGLVGLASPAQAATSATATFAKTSDWGTGFGGSWTVKNTGTTSLSSWTVEWDFPTGTKVTSAWDATVTNSGDHWTAKNVGWNGTLAPGASVSFGFNGSGPGSPSNCKLNGGSCDGTSVPGDAAPSAPGTPTASNITDTSVKLSWSAATDDKGVKNYDVLRDGAKVATVTGTTYTDNGLTKGTAYSYSVKARDTADQTGPASGAVKVTTTGGGDGGNPGTGAEVKMGYFTNWGVYGRNYHVKNLVTSGSADKITHINYAFGNVQGGKCTIGDSYADYDKAYTADQSVDGVADTWDQPLRGNFNQLRKLKAKYPNIKILYSFGGWTWSGGFPDAVKNPAAFAKSCHDLVEDPRWADVFDGIDLDWEYPNACGLSCDETSAPNAFSSMMKAMRAEFGQDYLITAAVTADGSDGGKIDAADYGEASKYIDWYNVMTYDFFGAWAKNGPTAPHSPLTAYDGIPQQGFNTADAMAKFKSKGVPADKLLIGIGFYGRGWTGVTQSAPGGTATGPATGTYEAGIEDYKVLKNSCPATGTIAGTAYAHCGSNWWSYDTPATIKSKMDWAEQQGLGGAFFWEFSGDTANGELVSAIDSGLK, from the coding sequence ATGCGCTTCAGACACAAAGCCGCGGCACTCGCAGCGACCCTGGCGCTTCCCCTCGCCGGTCTGGTCGGCCTCGCGAGCCCGGCCCAGGCGGCCACGAGCGCGACGGCCACCTTCGCCAAGACCTCGGACTGGGGCACGGGCTTCGGCGGCAGCTGGACGGTGAAGAACACCGGCACCACCTCCCTCAGCTCCTGGACCGTCGAGTGGGACTTCCCCACCGGCACCAAGGTCACCTCCGCCTGGGACGCCACCGTCACCAACTCCGGCGACCACTGGACCGCCAAGAACGTCGGCTGGAACGGGACGCTCGCCCCCGGCGCCTCGGTCTCCTTCGGCTTCAACGGCAGCGGGCCCGGCTCCCCGTCCAACTGCAAGCTCAACGGCGGCAGCTGCGACGGCACCTCGGTCCCCGGCGACGCGGCCCCCTCCGCGCCCGGCACGCCCACCGCCTCCAACATCACCGACACCTCGGTGAAGCTGTCCTGGTCGGCGGCGACCGACGACAAGGGCGTCAAGAACTACGACGTCCTGCGGGACGGCGCGAAGGTCGCCACCGTCACGGGCACCACCTACACGGACAACGGCCTCACCAAGGGCACCGCCTACTCGTACAGCGTCAAGGCCCGTGACACCGCCGACCAGACCGGCCCGGCCAGCGGCGCGGTGAAGGTCACCACCACCGGCGGCGGGGACGGCGGCAACCCCGGCACCGGTGCCGAGGTCAAGATGGGCTACTTCACCAACTGGGGCGTCTACGGGCGCAACTACCACGTGAAGAACCTGGTCACCTCCGGCTCCGCCGACAAGATCACGCACATCAACTACGCCTTCGGCAACGTCCAGGGCGGCAAGTGCACCATCGGCGACTCCTACGCCGACTACGACAAGGCCTACACCGCCGACCAGTCCGTCGACGGCGTCGCCGACACCTGGGACCAGCCGCTGCGCGGCAACTTCAACCAGCTGCGCAAGCTGAAGGCCAAGTACCCGAACATCAAGATCCTCTACTCCTTCGGCGGCTGGACCTGGTCCGGCGGCTTCCCCGACGCCGTGAAGAACCCGGCCGCGTTCGCGAAGTCCTGCCACGACCTGGTCGAGGACCCGCGCTGGGCCGACGTCTTCGACGGCATCGACCTGGACTGGGAGTACCCGAACGCCTGCGGTCTCAGCTGTGACGAGACCAGCGCCCCGAACGCCTTCAGCAGCATGATGAAGGCCATGCGCGCCGAGTTCGGCCAGGACTACCTGATCACCGCGGCCGTCACCGCCGACGGCTCGGACGGCGGCAAGATCGACGCCGCCGACTACGGCGAGGCCTCGAAGTACATCGACTGGTACAACGTGATGACGTACGACTTCTTCGGCGCCTGGGCGAAGAACGGCCCGACCGCCCCGCACTCGCCGCTGACCGCGTACGACGGCATCCCGCAGCAGGGCTTCAACACCGCCGACGCGATGGCGAAGTTCAAGTCCAAGGGCGTCCCGGCCGACAAGCTGCTGATCGGCATCGGCTTCTACGGCCGCGGCTGGACCGGCGTCACCCAGTCCGCGCCCGGCGGCACCGCCACCGGCCCGGCGACCGGCACCTACGAGGCGGGCATCGAGGACTACAAGGTCCTCAAGAACAGCTGCCCGGCCACGGGCACCATCGCCGGCACCGCGTACGCCCACTGCGGCTCCAACTGGTGGTCCTACGACACCCCGGCCACCATCAAGTCCAAGATGGACTGGGCGGAGCAGCAGGGCCTCGGCGGCGCCTTCTTCTGGGAGTTCAGCGGCGACACCGCGAACGGCGAACTGGTGAGCGCCATCGACAGCGGCCTCAAGTAA
- a CDS encoding DUF2550 domain-containing protein, producing the protein MALALTVCGIVVAVVVIGLFVFGLRRRLIQRSGGTFDCSLRWDAPKEGDTTDGKGWAYGVARYNGDRVEWYRVFSYSPRPRRVLERSAIEVAGRRLPDGEEELALLSDAVILACLHRGTRLELAMSEDALTGFLAWLEAAPPGQRVNVA; encoded by the coding sequence ATGGCCCTCGCTCTGACTGTGTGCGGAATCGTCGTGGCCGTGGTGGTGATCGGCCTCTTCGTCTTCGGTCTGCGCCGCCGGCTGATCCAGCGCTCGGGCGGCACCTTCGACTGCTCCCTGCGCTGGGACGCCCCCAAGGAGGGCGACACCACCGACGGCAAGGGCTGGGCGTACGGGGTGGCCCGCTACAACGGCGACCGGGTCGAGTGGTACCGCGTCTTCTCGTACTCCCCGCGTCCGCGCCGCGTCCTGGAGCGCTCCGCGATCGAGGTGGCCGGCCGACGGCTGCCGGACGGCGAGGAGGAGCTGGCGTTGCTGTCCGACGCCGTGATCCTGGCCTGTCTCCACCGGGGCACCCGGCTGGAACTGGCGATGAGCGAAGACGCGCTGACCGGATTCCTCGCGTGGCTCGAGGCAGCCCCGCCCGGTCAGCGCGTCAATGTCGCCTAG
- a CDS encoding F0F1 ATP synthase subunit epsilon, with product MAAELHVALVAADREVWSGEATLVVARTTSGDIGVMPGHQPLLGVLESGPVTIRTSDGGTVVAAVHGGFISFADNKLSLLAEVAELSDEIDVHRAERKLEQAKTEGDAHAERRADVRLRAAAGR from the coding sequence TTGGCTGCTGAGCTGCACGTCGCGCTGGTCGCGGCCGACCGAGAGGTCTGGTCCGGCGAGGCCACCCTGGTCGTCGCGCGCACCACGTCCGGCGACATCGGCGTCATGCCCGGTCACCAGCCGCTGCTCGGTGTGCTGGAGTCGGGCCCGGTGACCATTCGTACGAGTGACGGCGGGACGGTCGTCGCCGCGGTGCACGGCGGTTTCATCTCGTTCGCCGACAACAAGCTGTCGCTGCTGGCCGAGGTCGCCGAGCTGTCGGACGAGATCGACGTCCACCGCGCCGAGCGCAAGCTCGAACAGGCGAAGACGGAGGGCGACGCCCACGCCGAGCGCCGCGCGGACGTCCGACTGCGCGCGGCGGCGGGACGCTGA
- the atpD gene encoding F0F1 ATP synthase subunit beta gives MTTTVETATATGRVARVIGPVVDVEFPVDAMPEIYNALHVEVADPAKEGELKTLTLEVAQHLGDGLVRTISMQPTDGLIRQAPVTDTGAAISVPVGDFTKGKVFNTLGEVLNVDEQYTGERWPIHRKAPNFDELESKTEMFETGVKVIDLLTPYVKGGKIGLFGGAGVGKTVLIQEMIYRVANNHDGVSVFAGVGERTREGNDLIDEMSESGVIDKTALVFGQMDEPPGTRLRVALAGLTMAEYFRDVQKQDVLFFIDNIFRFTQAGSEVSTLLGRMPSAVGYQPNLADEMGLLQERITSTRGHSITSMQAIYVPADDLTDPAPATTFAHLDATTVLSRPISEKGIYPAVDPLDSTSRILDPRYIAAEHYNAAMRVKNILQKYKDLQDIIAILGIDELGEEDKLVVHRARRVERFLSQNTHVAKQFTGVDGSDVPLDESIAAFNAICDGEYDHFPEQAFFMCGGIEDLKNNAKELGVS, from the coding sequence ATGACCACCACTGTTGAGACCGCGACGGCCACGGGCCGCGTCGCCCGGGTCATCGGCCCGGTCGTCGACGTGGAGTTCCCCGTCGACGCGATGCCGGAGATCTACAACGCGCTGCACGTAGAGGTCGCCGACCCGGCCAAGGAGGGCGAGCTCAAGACGCTGACCCTCGAGGTCGCCCAGCACCTCGGTGACGGCCTGGTCCGCACCATCTCCATGCAGCCCACCGACGGCCTGATCCGTCAGGCCCCGGTGACCGACACGGGCGCGGCCATCTCCGTCCCCGTCGGCGACTTCACCAAGGGCAAGGTGTTCAACACCCTCGGTGAGGTGCTGAACGTCGACGAGCAGTACACCGGTGAGCGCTGGCCGATCCACCGCAAGGCCCCGAACTTCGACGAGCTCGAGTCGAAGACCGAGATGTTCGAGACCGGCGTCAAGGTCATCGACCTGCTGACCCCGTACGTCAAGGGCGGCAAGATCGGTCTGTTCGGCGGTGCCGGCGTCGGCAAGACGGTGCTCATCCAGGAGATGATCTACCGCGTCGCCAACAACCACGACGGTGTGTCCGTGTTCGCCGGTGTCGGCGAGCGCACCCGTGAGGGCAACGACCTCATCGACGAGATGAGCGAGTCCGGCGTCATCGACAAGACCGCGCTGGTCTTCGGTCAGATGGACGAGCCGCCGGGCACCCGTCTGCGCGTCGCGCTGGCCGGCCTCACCATGGCCGAGTACTTCCGCGACGTCCAGAAGCAGGACGTGCTGTTCTTCATCGACAACATCTTCCGCTTCACCCAGGCGGGCTCCGAGGTGTCGACCCTGCTCGGCCGCATGCCCTCCGCGGTGGGCTACCAGCCGAACCTGGCCGACGAGATGGGTCTCCTCCAGGAGCGCATCACCTCGACCCGTGGTCACTCGATCACCTCGATGCAGGCGATCTACGTCCCCGCGGACGACCTGACCGACCCGGCCCCGGCCACCACCTTCGCCCACCTCGACGCGACGACGGTGCTCTCCCGTCCGATCTCCGAGAAGGGCATCTACCCGGCCGTGGACCCGCTGGACTCGACGTCCCGCATCCTCGACCCGCGGTACATCGCGGCGGAGCACTACAACGCCGCGATGCGCGTGAAGAACATCCTGCAGAAGTACAAGGACCTGCAGGACATCATCGCGATCCTCGGTATCGACGAGCTGGGCGAAGAGGACAAGCTCGTCGTCCACCGCGCCCGTCGCGTGGAGCGCTTCCTGTCCCAGAACACCCACGTCGCCAAGCAGTTCACCGGCGTCGACGGGTCGGACGTCCCGCTGGACGAGTCGATCGCGGCCTTCAACGCGATCTGCGACGGCGAGTACGACCACTTCCCGGAGCAGGCGTTCTTCATGTGCGGTGGCATCGAGGACCTGAAGAACAACGCCAAGGAGCTGGGCGTCTCCTGA
- a CDS encoding F0F1 ATP synthase subunit gamma: MGAQLRVYKRRIRSVTATKKITKAMEMIAASRVVKAQRKVAASTPYARELTRAVTAVGTGSNTKHPLTTEADSPSRAAVLLLTSDRGLAGAFNSNSIKAAEQLTERLEREGRQVDTYIVGRRGLAHYNFRERKVVESFAGFTDEPTYADAKKVAAPLIEAIEKDTAEGGVDELHIVYTEFVSMMTQTAVDSRLLPLSLDEVAEESGAKDEILPLYDFEPSAEDVLDALLPRYVESRIYNALLQSAASKHAATRRAMKSATDNAGELINTLSRLANAARQAEITQEISEIVGGASALADANAGSDN, translated from the coding sequence ATGGGAGCCCAGCTCCGGGTCTACAAGCGTCGCATCCGATCCGTCACCGCGACCAAGAAGATCACCAAGGCGATGGAGATGATCGCCGCCTCGCGCGTCGTCAAGGCGCAGCGCAAGGTGGCGGCCTCCACGCCGTACGCGCGGGAGCTCACCCGCGCGGTCACGGCGGTCGGTACCGGGTCGAACACGAAGCACCCGCTCACCACGGAGGCGGACAGCCCGAGCCGTGCCGCGGTCCTGCTCCTCACGAGCGACCGCGGTCTGGCCGGCGCCTTCAACTCCAACTCCATCAAGGCGGCGGAGCAGCTGACCGAGCGCCTCGAGCGTGAAGGCCGCCAGGTCGACACGTACATCGTCGGCCGCCGCGGTCTGGCCCACTACAACTTCCGCGAGCGCAAGGTCGTGGAGTCGTTCGCGGGCTTCACCGACGAGCCGACGTACGCGGACGCCAAGAAGGTCGCGGCGCCGCTGATCGAGGCCATCGAGAAGGACACGGCGGAGGGCGGCGTGGACGAGCTCCACATCGTCTACACCGAGTTCGTCTCGATGATGACGCAGACGGCGGTCGACTCCCGGCTGCTGCCGCTGAGCCTCGACGAGGTGGCCGAGGAGTCGGGCGCGAAGGACGAGATCCTTCCGCTGTACGACTTCGAGCCGTCGGCGGAGGACGTCCTCGACGCCCTGCTGCCGCGCTACGTCGAAAGCCGCATCTACAACGCGCTGCTCCAGTCGGCTGCCTCCAAGCACGCCGCCACCCGGCGCGCGATGAAGTCGGCCACCGACAACGCGGGCGAGCTGATCAACACGCTCTCCCGTCTTGCCAACGCGGCCCGCCAGGCCGAAATCACCCAGGAAATCAGCGAGATCGTCGGTGGCGCCAGTGCCCTGGCCGACGCGAACGCGGGGAGTGACAACTAA
- the atpA gene encoding F0F1 ATP synthase subunit alpha, whose protein sequence is MAELTIRPEEIRDALENFVQSYKPDAASREEVGTVTLAGDGIAKVEGLPSAMANELLKFEDGTLGLALNLEEREIGCVVLGEFSGIEEGQPVSRTGEVLSVAVGEGYLGRVVDPLGNPIDGLGEIETSGRRALELQAPTVMQRKSVHEPMETGYKAVDAMTPIGRGQRQLIIGDRQTGKTALAVDTIINQRDNWRTGDPNKQVRCIYVAIGQKGSTIASVRGALEENGALEYTTIVAAPASDPAGFKYLAPYTGSAIGQQWMYEGKHVLIIFDDLSKQADAYRAVSLLLRRPPGREAYPGDVFYLHSRLLERCAKLSDAEGAGSMTGLPIVETKANDVSAFIPTNVISITDGQCFLESDLFNAGQRPALNVGISVSRVGGSAQHKAMKQVSGRLRVDLAQFRELEAFAAFGSDLDAASKSQLERGQRMVELLKQNQYQPMSTEDQVVSVWAGTTGKMDEVPVADIRRFEKELLEYLHRQEQGLMTSIREGGKMSDDTLQAVAEAIAAFKKQFETSDGKLLGEDAPSAAK, encoded by the coding sequence ATGGCGGAGCTCACGATCCGGCCGGAGGAGATCCGGGACGCACTGGAGAACTTCGTCCAGTCGTACAAGCCGGACGCGGCCTCGCGCGAGGAGGTCGGTACGGTCACCCTTGCCGGCGACGGCATCGCGAAGGTCGAGGGCCTGCCCTCGGCCATGGCCAACGAACTGCTGAAGTTCGAGGACGGCACCCTCGGCCTCGCCCTCAACCTCGAGGAGCGCGAGATCGGTTGCGTCGTCCTCGGTGAGTTCAGCGGCATCGAGGAGGGGCAGCCGGTCTCGCGTACCGGTGAGGTCCTCTCCGTGGCCGTCGGCGAGGGCTACCTCGGCCGCGTCGTCGACCCCCTCGGCAACCCGATCGACGGCCTCGGCGAGATCGAGACCTCCGGTCGCCGCGCCCTCGAACTGCAGGCCCCCACGGTCATGCAGCGCAAGTCGGTGCACGAGCCGATGGAGACGGGCTACAAGGCCGTCGACGCCATGACGCCGATCGGCCGCGGTCAGCGTCAGCTGATCATCGGCGACCGTCAGACCGGCAAGACCGCCCTGGCCGTCGACACGATCATCAACCAGCGCGACAACTGGCGCACCGGCGACCCGAACAAGCAGGTCCGCTGCATCTACGTCGCCATCGGCCAGAAGGGCTCCACCATCGCGTCCGTGCGCGGCGCGCTGGAGGAGAACGGCGCGCTGGAGTACACGACCATCGTGGCCGCCCCGGCGTCCGACCCGGCCGGCTTCAAGTACCTGGCGCCGTACACCGGCTCGGCCATCGGCCAGCAGTGGATGTACGAGGGCAAGCACGTCCTGATCATCTTCGACGACCTGTCGAAGCAGGCCGACGCCTACCGCGCCGTGTCGCTGCTGCTGCGCCGCCCGCCGGGCCGCGAGGCCTACCCGGGTGACGTCTTCTACCTGCACTCCCGTCTGCTGGAGCGCTGCGCGAAGCTCTCCGACGCCGAGGGCGCCGGCTCGATGACCGGTCTGCCGATCGTCGAGACCAAGGCCAACGACGTGTCGGCGTTCATCCCGACCAACGTCATCTCCATCACCGACGGCCAGTGCTTCCTGGAGTCCGACCTGTTCAACGCCGGTCAGCGTCCGGCCCTGAACGTCGGTATCTCGGTCTCCCGCGTCGGTGGCTCCGCCCAGCACAAGGCCATGAAGCAGGTCTCCGGCCGCCTCCGCGTCGACCTCGCCCAGTTCCGCGAGCTGGAGGCGTTCGCCGCCTTCGGTTCCGACCTGGACGCCGCGTCGAAGTCGCAGCTGGAGCGCGGTCAGCGCATGGTCGAGCTGCTGAAGCAGAACCAGTACCAGCCGATGTCCACCGAGGACCAGGTCGTCTCCGTCTGGGCCGGCACCACCGGCAAGATGGACGAGGTGCCCGTCGCCGACATCCGCCGCTTCGAGAAGGAGCTGCTGGAGTACCTGCACCGCCAGGAGCAGGGCCTCATGACCTCCATCCGCGAGGGCGGCAAGATGTCCGACGACACCCTGCAGGCCGTCGCCGAGGCCATCGCGGCGTTCAAGAAGCAGTTCGAGACGAGCGACGGCAAGCTGCTCGGCGAGGACGCCCCGTCCGCCGCCAAGTGA
- a CDS encoding F0F1 ATP synthase subunit delta yields the protein MHGASREALAAARERLDALTDSTSVDAGSLADELAAVTALLHREVSLRRVLTDPAQSGEAKAELAQRLLGTQVSGTAVDLVAGTVRSRWSQSRDLVDALEQLANIADLTAAQKRGRLDNVEDELFRFGRIISSNTELRAALTSRSATTAAKSELLAGLLGSRAERTTERLVTRLVTAPRGRSLESGLESLSKLAADRRDRMVAVVTSAVPLSDTQKQRLGAALAKVYGRPMHLNLDVDPEVLGGIRVQVGDEVINGSIADRLEDAGRRLAS from the coding sequence ATGCACGGAGCGAGCCGCGAGGCCCTGGCCGCCGCACGCGAGCGCCTCGACGCGCTGACGGACTCCACGTCCGTGGACGCCGGCTCGCTCGCCGACGAGCTGGCCGCCGTCACCGCGCTGCTCCACCGCGAGGTGTCGCTGCGTCGGGTCCTCACCGACCCGGCGCAGTCGGGCGAGGCCAAGGCCGAGCTCGCCCAGCGTCTCCTCGGCACCCAGGTCAGCGGCACCGCCGTCGACCTGGTGGCCGGCACCGTGCGCTCCCGCTGGTCGCAGTCCCGCGACCTGGTGGACGCGCTGGAGCAGCTGGCGAACATCGCCGACCTCACCGCCGCCCAGAAGCGGGGCCGGCTCGACAACGTCGAGGACGAGCTGTTCCGGTTCGGCCGGATCATCTCCTCCAACACCGAGCTGCGCGCCGCGCTCACCAGCCGGTCGGCCACCACCGCGGCCAAGAGCGAGCTGCTGGCCGGCCTGCTCGGCAGCCGGGCGGAGCGGACCACCGAGCGTCTGGTGACGCGCCTTGTCACCGCGCCGCGGGGACGTAGCCTGGAGTCGGGACTCGAGTCCCTGTCCAAGCTCGCCGCCGACCGGCGGGACCGGATGGTCGCCGTGGTCACCTCGGCGGTGCCGCTGAGCGACACGCAGAAGCAGCGCCTCGGCGCGGCCCTCGCGAAGGTCTACGGCCGTCCGATGCACCTGAACCTCGACGTGGACCCCGAGGTCCTCGGCGGGATCCGGGTGCAGGTCGGTGACGAGGTCATCAACGGCTCCATCGCGGACCGTCTGGAGGACGCCGGCCGCCGGCTGGCGAGCTGA
- a CDS encoding F0F1 ATP synthase subunit B — protein sequence MSPMLQIAAEEMENPLIPPIPELVIGLIAFVIVFGFLAKKLLPNINKVLEERREAIEGGIEKAEAAQTEAQSVLEQYKAQLAEARHEAARLRQEAQEQGATLIAEMRAEGQRQREEIIAAGHAQIQADRKAAASALRQDVGKLATELAGKLVGESLEDHARQSRVIDRFLDELDDKATTAEATR from the coding sequence ATGAGCCCGATGCTCCAGATCGCGGCCGAGGAGATGGAAAATCCCCTCATCCCGCCGATCCCCGAGCTCGTCATCGGCCTGATCGCCTTCGTCATCGTCTTCGGCTTCCTCGCCAAGAAGCTCCTCCCGAACATCAACAAGGTTCTGGAAGAGCGTCGCGAGGCCATCGAGGGCGGTATCGAGAAGGCCGAGGCCGCGCAGACCGAGGCCCAGAGCGTCCTCGAGCAGTACAAGGCGCAGCTCGCCGAGGCCCGGCACGAGGCCGCGCGACTGCGCCAGGAGGCGCAGGAGCAGGGCGCCACGCTCATCGCGGAGATGCGCGCGGAAGGCCAGCGGCAGCGTGAGGAGATCATCGCCGCCGGTCACGCCCAGATCCAGGCCGACCGCAAGGCCGCCGCGTCCGCGCTGCGCCAGGACGTCGGCAAGCTGGCCACCGAGCTGGCCGGCAAGCTGGTCGGCGAGTCCCTGGAGGACCACGCCCGCCAGAGCCGTGTGATCGACCGCTTCCTGGACGAGCTGGACGACAAGGCGACGACGGCAGAGGCAACCCGATGA